A single region of the Streptomyces sp. NBC_01262 genome encodes:
- a CDS encoding IS5 family transposase (programmed frameshift) has protein sequence MERLVPDELWELFERVVPPAPSRPQGGGRRRHGDREVLAAIIFVATSGCTWKQLPPSFGPSGPTAHRRFSEWSKARVWAKLHRLVLDELGSRGELDWSRCAIDSVNMRAMKKGDLTGPNPVDRGKYGSKIHLITERTGLPLSIGISGANMHDSQGLEPLVRGIPPIRSRRGPRRRKPGKLHGDKGYDYRHLRQWLRSRGITHCLARRGIESSTRLGRHRWVVERSVAWLAGCRRLHRRYERKAEHFLAFAAIACTLICYRRLAK, from the exons GTGGAGCGTCTGGTGCCGGATGAACTGTGGGAGCTGTTCGAGCGGGTGGTTCCGCCCGCTCCGTCACGGCCGCAAGGCGGTGGCCGAAGGCGTCATGGGGACCGGGAAGTCCTGGCGGCGATCATCTTCGTGGCCACCTCGGGCTGCACGTGGAAGCAGTTACCTCCCTCGTTCGGGCCTTCGGGGCCGACGGCTCACCGCCGTTTCAGCGAGTGGTCCAAAGCCCGGGTCTGGGCGAAGCTGCACCGGCTGGTACTGGATGAACTGGGCTCTCGCGGAGAGCTGGACTGGTCGCGGTGCGCGATCGACTCGGTGAACATGCGGGCCATGAAAA AGGGGGATCTGACAGGTCCGAATCCTGTGGATCGCGGCAAGTACGGGTCGAAGATCCACTTGATCACCGAGCGCACCGGTCTGCCCTTGTCGATCGGCATTTCGGGGGCGAACATGCACGACAGCCAGGGCCTGGAGCCGCTCGTGCGGGGTATCCCGCCGATCCGCTCGCGACGCGGCCCGCGCCGCCGCAAACCCGGCAAGCTACACGGCGACAAGGGCTACGACTACCGTCACCTGCGGCAATGGCTCCGCAGCCGGGGCATCACACACTGCCTGGCCCGACGAGGCATTGAGTCCTCCACCCGCCTGGGCCGCCACCGCTGGGTCGTAGAGCGCTCCGTGGCCTGGCTCGCCGGCTGCCGCAGACTCCATCGCCGCTACGAACGCAAAGCCGAACACTTCCTCGCCTTCGCCGCCATCGCCTGCACCCTCATCTGCTACCGCCGACTCGCCAAATGA
- the phoU gene encoding phosphate signaling complex protein PhoU yields the protein MRDAYHEELDSIGDGLVEMARLVGSAIGRATTAILDSDLKIAESVIAADEKVDDLQRELENRAITLLARQQPVATDLRIVVTSLRMSADLERSGDLARHVAKLARLRFPNSAVPGDLHSTILEMGQLAQRLMAKAAEVIVSKDVDEALQLEQDDDRMDELHRALFQHLLDDRWKHGIETAVDVTLIGRYYERFADHAVSVAKRVVFLVTGEHADELSPPPTPITSEPA from the coding sequence ATGCGGGACGCATACCACGAGGAACTCGACTCGATCGGTGACGGGCTGGTCGAGATGGCCCGCCTCGTCGGCTCGGCCATCGGCCGCGCCACCACGGCAATCCTCGACTCCGACCTGAAGATCGCGGAGAGCGTGATCGCGGCCGACGAGAAGGTCGACGACCTCCAGCGCGAGCTGGAGAACCGCGCCATCACGCTGCTGGCCCGCCAGCAGCCGGTCGCCACCGACCTGCGGATCGTCGTCACCTCGCTCCGTATGAGCGCCGACCTGGAGCGCTCCGGCGACCTGGCCCGCCATGTCGCCAAGCTCGCCCGGCTGCGCTTCCCCAACAGCGCCGTCCCCGGCGACCTGCACAGCACCATCCTGGAGATGGGCCAGCTCGCCCAGCGCCTCATGGCCAAGGCCGCCGAGGTCATCGTCTCCAAGGACGTCGACGAGGCCCTCCAGCTGGAGCAGGACGACGACCGCATGGACGAGCTCCACCGCGCGCTCTTCCAGCACCTCCTCGACGACCGCTGGAAGCACGGCATCGAGACCGCCGTCGACGTCACCCTCATCGGCCGCTACTACGAGCGCTTCGCCGACCACGCCGTCTCCGTCGCCAAGCGCGTCGTCTTCCTCGTCACCGGCGAACACGCCGACGAGCTCTCCCCGCCCCCCACCCCCATAACCTCCGAGCCCGCCTGA
- a CDS encoding alpha/beta fold hydrolase, which produces MATYVLVHGGGHGGWCWQRLTPLLRAAGHEVYTPTLTGLGERAHLLRPDIDLETHIADVVGVLQYEGCTDVVLVGHSYGGMVSPESRTGQQSGSGAWSTWTRRFPRTGSPWSPWPAC; this is translated from the coding sequence GTGGCGACGTATGTTCTGGTGCATGGTGGCGGGCATGGCGGCTGGTGCTGGCAGCGGTTGACGCCCCTGCTGCGGGCGGCAGGGCACGAGGTGTACACGCCGACGCTGACCGGACTGGGTGAGCGGGCGCATCTGCTGCGCCCGGACATCGATCTGGAAACGCACATCGCGGACGTGGTGGGGGTCCTGCAGTACGAGGGCTGTACCGACGTCGTGCTGGTGGGGCACAGCTACGGCGGGATGGTCTCACCGGAGTCGCGGACCGGGCAGCAGAGCGGGTCGGGCGCCTGGTCTACCTGGACGCGGCGATTCCCGAGGACGGGCAGTCCCTGGTCGCCGTGGCCGGCATGCTGA
- a CDS encoding phosphoglyceromutase: MAEAPYKLILLRHGESEWNAKNLFTGWVDVNLNEKGEKEAVRGGELLKDAGLLPDVVHTSLQKRAIRTAQLSLEAADRHWIPVHRSWRLNERHYGALQGKDKAQTLAEFGEEQFMLWRRSYDTPPPPLADGTEFSQSDDPRYASIPPELRPRTECLKDVVVRMLPYWYDGIVPDLLAGRTVLVAAHGNSLRGLVKHLDGISDEAISGLNIPTGIPLAYELDADFHPLTKGGTYLDPDAAAAAIEAVKNQGKKK; this comes from the coding sequence ATGGCAGAAGCTCCGTACAAGCTGATCCTCCTCCGCCACGGCGAGAGCGAATGGAACGCTAAGAACCTCTTCACCGGCTGGGTTGACGTCAACCTCAACGAGAAGGGCGAGAAGGAGGCGGTCCGGGGCGGCGAGCTGCTCAAGGACGCCGGACTCCTCCCCGACGTCGTCCACACCTCCCTCCAGAAGCGCGCGATCCGCACCGCGCAGCTCTCCCTCGAAGCCGCCGACCGCCACTGGATCCCCGTCCACCGGTCCTGGCGTCTCAACGAGCGCCACTACGGCGCCCTCCAGGGCAAGGACAAGGCCCAGACCCTCGCCGAATTCGGCGAGGAGCAGTTCATGCTCTGGCGCCGCTCCTACGACACCCCGCCCCCGCCCCTGGCCGACGGCACCGAGTTCTCCCAGAGCGACGACCCGCGCTACGCCTCCATCCCCCCGGAGCTGCGCCCGCGCACCGAGTGCCTCAAGGACGTCGTCGTCCGCATGCTCCCCTACTGGTACGACGGCATCGTCCCCGACCTCCTCGCCGGCCGCACCGTCCTCGTCGCCGCCCACGGCAACAGCCTCCGCGGCCTCGTCAAGCACCTCGACGGCATCTCCGACGAAGCCATCTCCGGCCTCAACATCCCCACCGGCATCCCCCTCGCCTACGAGCTCGACGCCGACTTCCACCCCCTCACCAAGGGCGGCACCTACCTCGACCCGGACGCCGCCGCGGCCGCCATCGAGGCCGTCAAGAACCAGGGCAAGAAGAAGTAA
- a CDS encoding MDR family MFS transporter encodes MRAAVRAAVRGLPGGFWWLWTSTLVNRVGSFVVTFLALYLTVQRGYSASYAGLVASLYGLGGMLASPVGGALADRWGRRPTMLAAQLMTAGATAALGFATGRTAIAGLVFALGFGAQASRPAIQAMLSDLVPAADRQRAFSLNYWAINIGFSVASLSAGLIAAQGYLLLFLLDAATTLLCAVVVFVKLPETRPVMASKAVAEPQAGTREVLRDRRFMALVGLNLLIAGIFSQSGLGLPIAMGQDGMSSTDFGIVISANGILIVLLQIPLTQLAASRSPARLLAAGAVLFGAGLGLTAFAGSIALYALTVCVWTMGEILYMPTSSAIVAKLSPLHARGRYSGMYSLSWSVANFTGPLVGGFVIDHSGTDALWAGCAGVGAVAAVGYAVLLRERSGAGAFGTGGPGEVREGVKVAG; translated from the coding sequence ATGCGGGCGGCGGTGCGTGCGGCGGTGCGGGGGCTTCCGGGCGGATTCTGGTGGCTTTGGACATCTACGCTGGTCAACCGGGTCGGGTCGTTTGTCGTGACCTTCCTCGCGCTGTATCTGACGGTGCAGCGCGGGTACTCCGCCTCGTACGCGGGCCTCGTGGCGTCGCTGTACGGGCTGGGCGGGATGCTCGCCTCCCCGGTGGGCGGTGCGCTGGCGGACCGGTGGGGGCGGCGGCCGACGATGCTGGCGGCCCAGCTGATGACGGCGGGGGCCACGGCGGCGCTGGGGTTCGCGACCGGGCGGACGGCGATCGCGGGGCTGGTGTTCGCGCTGGGATTCGGGGCGCAGGCGTCACGGCCTGCGATTCAGGCGATGCTGTCGGATCTGGTGCCGGCCGCGGACCGGCAGCGGGCGTTCTCGCTGAACTACTGGGCCATCAACATCGGCTTCTCGGTCGCGTCGCTGTCGGCCGGCCTGATCGCCGCCCAGGGCTATCTGCTGCTGTTCCTGCTCGATGCCGCGACGACGCTGCTGTGCGCGGTCGTCGTCTTCGTCAAGCTGCCGGAGACCCGGCCGGTGATGGCGTCGAAGGCCGTGGCCGAACCGCAGGCCGGTACGCGGGAGGTGCTGCGGGACCGTCGCTTCATGGCGCTGGTCGGGCTCAACCTGCTCATCGCCGGGATCTTCTCGCAGAGCGGCCTGGGCCTGCCCATCGCGATGGGCCAGGACGGGATGTCCAGCACCGACTTCGGCATCGTGATCAGCGCCAACGGCATTCTGATCGTCCTGCTCCAGATCCCCCTCACCCAGCTCGCCGCGAGCCGCAGCCCTGCCCGGCTGCTCGCGGCGGGCGCCGTGCTGTTCGGGGCCGGGCTCGGGCTGACCGCGTTCGCCGGGTCCATAGCGCTGTACGCGCTGACCGTCTGCGTCTGGACGATGGGCGAGATCCTGTACATGCCGACCAGCTCGGCCATTGTCGCCAAGCTCTCGCCGCTGCACGCGCGCGGACGCTACAGCGGCATGTACAGCCTGTCGTGGTCGGTGGCCAACTTCACCGGGCCGCTCGTCGGGGGCTTCGTCATCGACCACTCCGGTACGGACGCCCTGTGGGCGGGCTGCGCCGGGGTCGGCGCGGTCGCGGCCGTTGGCTACGCGGTGCTGCTGCGGGAGCGCTCAGGCGCCGGGGCTTTCGGCACCGGTGGCCCGGGTGAGGTGCGCGAAGGCGTCAAGGTTGCGGGTTGA
- a CDS encoding YbjN domain-containing protein produces the protein MAEAAEAAVEQALQDALKDADLGWERAEDGAYVVALPGTRKLSTTVSLKVGRHTLSLNAFVVRRPDENHEAFYRWLLERNTRLSGVAYAIDRLGDVYLVGRLPLAAVTPAEVDRLLGSVVENADGSFNTLLELGFASAIRKEYAWRTSRGESTRNLDAFAHLTRATGAESPGA, from the coding sequence ATGGCTGAAGCAGCGGAAGCCGCCGTAGAACAGGCCCTGCAGGACGCTCTGAAGGACGCGGACCTCGGCTGGGAGCGGGCCGAGGACGGCGCGTACGTCGTCGCCCTCCCCGGCACGCGCAAGCTGTCCACCACCGTCTCCCTCAAGGTCGGCCGGCACACCCTCTCCCTCAACGCCTTCGTCGTCCGCCGCCCCGACGAGAACCACGAGGCCTTCTACCGCTGGCTCCTCGAACGCAACACCCGCCTCAGCGGCGTCGCCTACGCCATCGACCGCCTCGGCGACGTCTACCTCGTCGGCCGCCTCCCCCTCGCCGCCGTCACCCCCGCCGAGGTCGACCGCCTCCTCGGCTCCGTCGTCGAGAACGCCGACGGTTCCTTCAACACCCTCCTCGAACTCGGCTTCGCCTCCGCGATCCGCAAGGAGTACGCATGGCGCACCTCCCGCGGCGAGTCAACCCGCAACCTTGACGCCTTCGCGCACCTCACCCGGGCCACCGGTGCCGAAAGCCCCGGCGCCTGA
- the mshA gene encoding D-inositol-3-phosphate glycosyltransferase: protein MAKAQARIARRIAVGRRPRRVAMLSVHTSPLHQPGTGDAGGMNVYIVELAKRLADLTIEVEIFTRATTGALPPTVELAPGVLVRHVDAGPYEGLAKEDLPAQLCAFTHGVMRAEAGHRQGHYDLVHSHYWLSGHVGWLAAERWGVPLVHAMHTMAKVKNAALAEGDTPEPPARVIGETQIVAAADRLIANTAEEAAELIRHYDADPATTAVVHPGVNLDRFTPADGRRAARARLGLPQDAVIPLFAGRIQPLKAPDILLRAAAVLLDQDPSLRERLVVPVVGGPSGSGLAKPERLQKLAARLGISDVVRFQPPVGQEQLADWYRAATVLVMPSYSESFGLVAIEAQACGTPVVAAAVGGLPVAVRDEQTGFLVPGHDPAHYAAVLRRFIDDPHLTDRLGDAAARHAEDFGWATAAAATADVYAGAITERRRRLRSIHG from the coding sequence ATGGCCAAGGCCCAGGCACGCATCGCCCGGCGCATCGCCGTCGGCCGGCGCCCGCGCCGGGTGGCGATGCTGAGCGTGCACACCTCGCCCCTCCACCAGCCCGGAACGGGCGACGCGGGCGGGATGAACGTCTACATCGTGGAGCTGGCCAAGCGCCTCGCGGACCTCACCATCGAGGTCGAGATCTTCACCCGCGCCACGACCGGCGCCCTGCCCCCCACCGTGGAGCTCGCCCCCGGCGTCCTGGTGCGGCATGTGGACGCGGGCCCGTACGAGGGCCTCGCCAAGGAGGACCTCCCCGCCCAGCTCTGCGCCTTCACCCACGGCGTGATGCGCGCGGAGGCGGGCCACCGCCAGGGCCACTACGACCTGGTGCACTCCCACTACTGGCTGTCCGGCCACGTCGGCTGGCTCGCCGCCGAGCGCTGGGGCGTCCCCCTGGTCCACGCCATGCACACCATGGCCAAGGTCAAGAACGCGGCGCTGGCCGAGGGCGACACCCCCGAGCCGCCCGCCCGCGTGATTGGGGAGACCCAGATCGTCGCGGCCGCCGACCGCCTCATCGCCAACACCGCCGAGGAAGCCGCCGAGCTGATCCGGCACTACGACGCCGACCCCGCCACGACCGCCGTCGTCCACCCCGGCGTCAACCTCGACCGCTTCACCCCCGCCGACGGCCGCCGCGCCGCCCGCGCCCGCCTCGGCCTGCCCCAGGACGCCGTGATCCCGCTGTTCGCGGGCCGGATACAGCCCCTCAAGGCCCCGGACATCCTCCTGCGCGCGGCAGCCGTCCTGCTCGACCAGGACCCCTCCCTCCGTGAGCGCCTCGTCGTCCCCGTCGTCGGCGGCCCGAGCGGCAGCGGCCTGGCCAAGCCGGAACGCCTGCAGAAGCTCGCCGCCCGCCTCGGCATCTCCGACGTCGTACGGTTCCAGCCGCCCGTCGGCCAGGAGCAGCTCGCCGACTGGTACCGGGCGGCCACCGTCCTGGTCATGCCGTCCTACAGCGAGTCCTTCGGCCTGGTCGCCATAGAGGCCCAGGCCTGCGGCACCCCGGTGGTCGCCGCCGCGGTCGGCGGCCTGCCGGTGGCCGTACGCGACGAGCAGACCGGCTTCCTCGTCCCCGGCCACGACCCGGCGCACTACGCCGCCGTCCTGCGCCGCTTCATCGACGACCCCCACCTCACCGACCGCCTCGGCGACGCCGCCGCCCGCCACGCCGAGGACTTCGGCTGGGCCACGGCCGCCGCCGCCACCGCCGACGTCTACGCCGGGGCGATCACCGAACGCCGCCGTCGCCTACGATCGATCCATGGCTGA
- a CDS encoding MFS transporter, which translates to MTIKEHRGPNEKLGTLLALAGISNAGLARRVNDLGAQRGLTLRYDKTSVARWVTKGMIPQGAAPHLIAAAIGSKLGRPVPLHEIGLADADPAPEVGLAFPRDVGEAVKSATDLWRLDLAGGRRGPGAPSGSGGSGSGIWQSLAGSFAVSAYVTPASRWLITPADARVARDAPAPGMNHVGHADVAKLREAAEDARRWDSKYGGGDWRSGMVPECLRVEAAPLLLGSYSDDVGRSLFGATAELTRLAGWMAFDTGQQEAAQRYYIQALRLARAAADVPLGGYVLASMSLQATYRGFADEGVDLAQAALERNRGLATARTMSFFHLVEARAHAKAGEAAACAAAISAAEGWLERSRDGDADPAWLGFYSYDRLAADAAECYRDLRVPRQVRRFTETALARPTEEFVRSHGLRLVVSAVAELESGNLDAACAAGTKAVEVAGRISSARTTEYVRDLLHRLEPYGDEPRVAELRERARPLLAAPA; encoded by the coding sequence CGGCATCAGCAACGCCGGACTCGCCCGCCGGGTCAACGACCTCGGGGCCCAGCGCGGCCTGACGCTGCGCTACGACAAGACCTCCGTCGCCCGCTGGGTCACCAAGGGCATGATCCCCCAGGGCGCCGCGCCCCACCTCATCGCGGCGGCCATCGGTTCCAAGCTCGGCCGCCCCGTCCCGCTCCACGAGATCGGCCTCGCCGACGCCGATCCCGCCCCCGAGGTCGGCCTCGCCTTCCCGCGCGACGTGGGCGAAGCCGTCAAGTCCGCCACCGACCTGTGGCGCCTCGACCTCGCCGGCGGCCGACGCGGCCCCGGCGCCCCCAGCGGCAGCGGCGGCTCCGGCTCCGGCATCTGGCAGTCCCTGGCGGGCTCCTTCGCCGTCTCCGCGTACGTCACCCCGGCCTCGCGCTGGCTCATAACCCCGGCCGACGCCCGCGTCGCCCGCGACGCCCCCGCCCCCGGCATGAACCACGTCGGCCACGCCGACGTGGCCAAGCTCCGCGAGGCCGCCGAGGACGCCCGCCGCTGGGACTCCAAGTACGGCGGCGGCGACTGGCGTTCCGGCATGGTCCCCGAATGCCTGCGCGTGGAGGCGGCCCCGCTGCTCCTCGGCTCGTACAGCGACGACGTCGGCCGCTCGTTGTTCGGCGCCACCGCCGAGCTCACCCGCCTCGCCGGCTGGATGGCCTTCGACACCGGCCAGCAGGAAGCCGCCCAGCGCTACTACATCCAGGCCCTGCGCCTGGCCCGCGCCGCCGCCGACGTCCCGCTCGGCGGCTACGTACTGGCATCGATGTCACTCCAGGCCACCTACCGCGGCTTCGCCGACGAGGGCGTGGACCTCGCCCAGGCCGCCCTGGAGCGCAACCGCGGCCTCGCCACCGCCCGCACCATGTCCTTCTTCCACCTGGTCGAAGCCCGCGCCCACGCCAAGGCCGGCGAAGCCGCCGCCTGCGCCGCCGCCATCTCCGCCGCGGAGGGCTGGCTGGAGCGGTCCAGAGACGGCGACGCCGACCCGGCCTGGCTCGGCTTCTACTCCTACGACCGCCTCGCCGCCGACGCCGCCGAGTGCTACCGCGACCTGCGCGTCCCCAGGCAGGTGCGGCGCTTCACCGAGACCGCGCTCGCCCGTCCCACGGAGGAGTTCGTCCGCTCGCACGGGCTGCGCCTGGTCGTCTCCGCCGTCGCCGAGCTCGAATCCGGCAACCTGGACGCGGCCTGCGCCGCCGGCACCAAGGCCGTCGAGGTCGCCGGACGGATCTCCTCCGCCCGCACCACGGAGTACGTCCGCGACCTCCTCCACCGCCTGGAGCCGTACGGCGACGAGCCCCGGGTCGCCGAGCTGCGCGAACGCGCGAGGCCGCTCCTGGCGGCGCCGGCGTAA